The Alosa sapidissima isolate fAloSap1 chromosome 6, fAloSap1.pri, whole genome shotgun sequence genome window below encodes:
- the LOC121711027 gene encoding inverted formin-2-like isoform X1, with the protein MSGKGKWGAVKEKVARTVSSGSQDEADARLEANLENADPELCIRLLQVPSVVNYSGLRRRLESSDREWMLQFLELGGLDLLMEALERLSGRGCARIADALLQLTCVGCVRAIMNSGAGINFIVEAEGYVRTLSQALDTSNTMVKMQVFELLAALIMFSPKGRELSLDALQHYKTLKSQQYRFSVVMNELHATDNVPYMVTLLSVVNALIFSTEELRNRDQLRKEFIGLQILDVLPKLREQEDEDLLIQCEAFEETMAEDDEELQRVFGGIDMSNHHEVFSVLFTQVSSGPTSVQLLTILQALLLVGPERGDVWMALEALADRATLLAQDPEVHSTERLMARLLAGKASHQETEQVRKSLRMRDRAVQTDPVQVKEAETKAEAAEIASQEGQKTGTAPPPPPPPPPPPPPPPLPGMPGMGPGPPPPPPPPPPLPGMPGMGPGPPPPPPLPGMGPPPPPPLPGMGPPPPPPLPGMGPPPPPPLPGMAPPPPPPPGCGDIIMAQNVQTLGRSYYAPPPKPGHYPTLRMKKLNWQKLPSNVVSVSRSLWMSVQSDTLEPDYSSIEQLFSLPVVETKAKGATAPVVKKEPKEISFIDAKKNLNLNIFLKQFKCSHEDFVAMIRKGDRSKFDVEVLKQLQKLLPEKHEIENLKSYDGERDKLAGVDQFFLLLLGVPGYPLRIECMSLCEETTAVLEMLKPRAEKLDAACDGLKESSRFPSFCKLILDVGNFLNYGSHTGNAEGFKISTLLKLSETKANQSRITLLHHIVAEAEQNHPDLLKLPDDLEICEKAAGLSLDSVQSEANSLIKSLKNSEKEVVSSSIEDIKEQYLNDIKGCLHHCEVLEERLASIEKKKEDLAEYFCEDASCFSLEELFGTLRTFRGQFLKAIKDNQSRKEQAIRIEKRKQRMAEEDAKRERGADGKILRKSVPVQEEGCIVDHLLADIRKGFQLRKTRPRPDKDKLPPGGRNRDSIQPDQTPKPEEASSTGPSDVLANPEVTSAPLAPSSSSRNSSEPAPPQGDPPPTSTQPTPQPTTPTSTQPTSQPTTPTSGPPTAPATDSLDHSGQSESAAPLTETDKPSNRTKAGLGESAGVQDADQSDVNGNELSAGAVGPATAGNGSEESVPDGQAGEERKVSEEVPATTGVSDTGKKKRHSLNKNTLKKSQGGAMKRNKNKSKVHTSKPNK; encoded by the exons ATGTCCGGTAAGGGCAAATGGGGGGCCGTGAAGGAGAAGGTTGCCAGGACGGTCAGCAGCGGTTCCCAGGACGAGGCCGACGCGCGGCTGGAGGCCAACCTGGAGAACGCCGACCCGGAGCTGTGCATCCGCCTGCTGCAGGTGCCCTCGGTGGTCAACTACTCGGGCCTGCGGCGGCGGCTGGAGTCCAGTGATCGGGAGTGGATGCTGCAGTTCCTGGAGCTGGGCGGTCTAGACCTGCTGATGGAGGCACTGGAGCGTCTGTCGGGCCGTGGCTGTGCCCGCATCGCCGACGCCCTGCTGCAGCTCACCTGCGTCGGCTGCGTGCGCGCCATCATGAACTCGGGCGCCGGCATCAACTTCATTGTCGAGGCGGAGGGATATGTGAGAACGCTGTCGCAAG CATTGGATACGTCCAACACCATGGTGAAGATGCAGGTGTTTGAGCTCCTGGCAGCTCTGATCATGTTCTCCCCTAAAGGGCGTGAGCTGTCTCTGGATGCCCTGCAGCACTATAAG ACTTTGAAGAGCCAGCAGTATCGCTTCAGCGTGGTGATGAATGAGCTCCACGCCACTGATAACGTGCCGTACATGGTGACCCTCCTCAGCGTGGTCAATGCTCTTATCTTCAGCACGGAGGAGTTGAGGAACAGGGATCAGCTACGCAAGGAGTTCATCG GTTTACAGATCTTAGATGTCCTACCAAAACTACG GGAGCAAGAGGATGAAGACTTGCTCATCCAGTGTGAGGCCTTCGAGGAGACCATGGCGGAGGATGACGAGGAGCTGCAGAGGGTGTTTGGGGGAATTGACATGAGCAACCATCATGAAGTCTTCAGCGTACTTTTCACTCAA GTGAGCAGCGGCCCAACCTCCGTGCAGCTCCTGACCATCCTGCAGGCCTTGCTGCTGGTGGGCCCAGAGCGGGGGGACGTGTGGATGGCCCTGGAGGCCCTGGCTGACCGCGCCACGCTGCTGGCCCAGGACC CTGAAGTTCACTCCACTGAGCGGCTCATGGCGCGCCTGCTGGCAGGTAAAGCCAGTCACCAGGAGACAGAGCAGGTGAGGAAGTCGCTCAGGATGAGAGACCGGGCCGTGCAGACCGACCCTGTACAGGTGAAGGAGGCGGAGACCAAAGCAGAGGCAGCCGAGATCGCCTCACAAGAAGGCCAGAAAACAGGAACCgcgccacctccacctccaccacctccaccacctcctccacccccaccccttcctgGGATGCCCGGTATGGGGCCGgggccacctccaccacctcctccacccccaccccttcctgGGATGCCCGGTATGGGGCCggggccaccaccaccacctcctttgCCCGGAATGggacctccaccaccacctcctttgCCCGGAATGggacctccaccaccacctcctttgCCCGGAATGGGACCTCCACCACCGCCTCCTTTGCCTGGCATGGCACCTccgcccccacctccacccggTTGTGGGGACATCATCATGGCACAGAATGTCCAGACTCTGGGGCGATCCTACTACGCTCCTCCACCAAAGCCAGGCCATTACCCGACACTACGCATGAAGAAGCTCAACTGGCAGAAGTTGCCTTCAAATGTAGTATCTG TCAGTCGCTCCTTATGGATGTCAGTTCAGTCTGACACATTGGAGCCAGACTACTCCAGCATTGAGCAGCTCTTCTCTCTGCCCGTGGTGGAGACCAAGGCCAAAGGGGCAACAGCACCAGTTGTTAAGAAGGAGCccaaagag ATATCATTTATTGATGCCAAGAAAAACCTCAACTTGAACATATTCTTAAAGCAATTTAAATG TTCCCATGAAGACTTTGTTGCGATGATTCGCAAGGGCGATCGCTCTAAGTTTGACGTGGAGGTGCTGAAACAGCTGCAGAAGCTGCTTCCAGAGAAGCACGAG ATTGAGAATCTAAAGTCTTATGATGGCGAGAGAGACAAACTTGCAGGTGTTGATCAGTTCTTTCTGTTGCTGTTGGGTGTTCCTGG TTACCCACTGCGTATCGAGTGCATGTCACTGTGTGAGGAGACCACGGCGGTGCTGGAGATGCTGAAACCAAGAGCAGAGAAACTGGACGCAGCCTGTGACG GTCTGAAAGAAAGCTCCCGTTTTCCAAGCTTCTGCAAACTCATTCTGGATGTTGGCAATTTCCTTAACTAT GGGAGTCACACTGGGAATGCTGAGGGCTTTAAGATAAGCACGCTGCTGAAACTCTCAGAGACCAAGGCCAACCAGTCCCGCATCACTCTGCTCCATCACATAGTTGCG GAGGCCGAACAGAATCATCCCGACCTGCTGAAACTCCCAGATGACCTGGAGATATGTGAGAAAGCCGCAGG ACTCAGCCTGGACTCTGTCCAGTCAGAGGCCAACTCCTTGATTAAAAGTCTGAAGAATTCAGAAAAGGAAGTTGTCTCCTCATCAATAGAGGACATCAAGGAACAGTATCTGAATGACATCAAG GGCTGCTTGCACCACTGTGAAGTACTGGAGGAGCGACTGGCGTCTatagagaagaagaaggaggactTGGCGGAGTACTTCTGTGAAGATGCCTCATGCTTCTCGCTTGAGGAGCTCTTTGGGACCCTGAGGACATTCCGTGGCCAATTCCTCAAAGCTATTAAA GACAACCAGAGCAGAAAAGAACAGGCCATCAGGATTGAGAAGAGGAAGCAGCGGATGGCCGAGGAGGACGCCAAACGAGAGAGAGGAGCGGACGGCAAGATCT TACGCAAAAGCGTTCCAGTCCAAGAGGAAGGCTGCATCGTCGACCACCTGCTGGCTGATATCAGGAAGGGCTTTCAACTGAGGAAGACCAGGCCACGACCAGACAAGGACAAACTGCCACCTGGTGGTAGAAACAGGGATAGCATCCAGCCCG ATCAGACCCCAAAACCTGAGGAAGCTTCCAGCACTGGCCCCTCTGATGTCCTTGCAAACCCCGAAGTGACCAGTGCGCCTTTGGCTCCAAGCAGCAGCTCTCGGAACTCCAGTGAACCAGCGCCTCCACAGGGCGACCCTCCACCCACCTCCACCCAGCCCACACCACAACCAACTACACCCACCTCCACCCAGCCCACATCACAACCGACTACACCTACATCAGGGCCACCCACCGCCCCCGCCACGGACTCTCTGGACCACTCCGGTCAGTCTGAGAGCGCGGCGCCCCTGACCGAGACGGACAAACCGTCCAACAGGACTAAAGCGGGGCTCGGGGAGAGTGCAGGGGTCCAGGACGCAGACCAGTCAGATGTGAACGGGAACGAGCTCTCTGCCGGAGCAGTGGGTCCAGCAACGGCAGGGAATGGGAGCGAGGAGAGCGTTCCTGACGGTCAGGCGGGAGAGGAGCGGAAGGTGTCGGAGGAGGTGCCTGCTACTACGGGAGTGAGCGACACAGGAAAGAAAAAACGCCACTCGCTCAATAAGAATACGTTGAAAAAAAGCCAAG
- the LOC121711027 gene encoding inverted formin-2-like isoform X2, with protein sequence MSGKGKWGAVKEKVARTVSSGSQDEADARLEANLENADPELCIRLLQVPSVVNYSGLRRRLESSDREWMLQFLELGGLDLLMEALERLSGRGCARIADALLQLTCVGCVRAIMNSGAGINFIVEAEGYVRTLSQALDTSNTMVKMQVFELLAALIMFSPKGRELSLDALQHYKTLKSQQYRFSVVMNELHATDNVPYMVTLLSVVNALIFSTEELRNRDQLRKEFIGLQILDVLPKLREQEDEDLLIQCEAFEETMAEDDEELQRVFGGIDMSNHHEVFSVLFTQVSSGPTSVQLLTILQALLLVGPERGDVWMALEALADRATLLAQDPEVHSTERLMARLLAGKASHQETEQVRKSLRMRDRAVQTDPVQVKEAETKAEAAEIASQEGQKTGTAPPPPPPPPPPPPPPPLPGMPGMGPGPPPPPPPPPPLPGMPGMGPGPPPPPPLPGMGPPPPPPLPGMGPPPPPPLPGMGPPPPPPLPGMAPPPPPPPGCGDIIMAQNVQTLGRSYYAPPPKPGHYPTLRMKKLNWQKLPSNVVSVSRSLWMSVQSDTLEPDYSSIEQLFSLPVVETKAKGATAPVVKKEPKEISFIDAKKNLNLNIFLKQFKCSHEDFVAMIRKGDRSKFDVEVLKQLQKLLPEKHEIENLKSYDGERDKLAGVDQFFLLLLGVPGYPLRIECMSLCEETTAVLEMLKPRAEKLDAACDGLKESSRFPSFCKLILDVGNFLNYGSHTGNAEGFKISTLLKLSETKANQSRITLLHHIVAEAEQNHPDLLKLPDDLEICEKAAGLSLDSVQSEANSLIKSLKNSEKEVVSSSIEDIKEQYLNDIKGCLHHCEVLEERLASIEKKKEDLAEYFCEDASCFSLEELFGTLRTFRGQFLKAIKDNQSRKEQAIRIEKRKQRMAEEDAKRERGADGKILRKSVPVQEEGCIVDHLLADIRKGFQLRKTRPRPDKDKLPPGGRNRDSIQPDQTPKPEEASSTGPSDVLANPEVTSAPLAPSSSSRNSSEPAPPQGDPPPTSTQPTPQPTTPTSTQPTSQPTTPTSGPPTAPATDSLDHSGQSESAAPLTETDKPSNRTKAGLGESAGVQDADQSDVNGNELSAGAVGPATAGNGSEESVPDGQAGEERKVSEEVPATTGVSDTGKKKRHSLNKNTLKKSQDGKAGDKHNKSHKLCVVQ encoded by the exons ATGTCCGGTAAGGGCAAATGGGGGGCCGTGAAGGAGAAGGTTGCCAGGACGGTCAGCAGCGGTTCCCAGGACGAGGCCGACGCGCGGCTGGAGGCCAACCTGGAGAACGCCGACCCGGAGCTGTGCATCCGCCTGCTGCAGGTGCCCTCGGTGGTCAACTACTCGGGCCTGCGGCGGCGGCTGGAGTCCAGTGATCGGGAGTGGATGCTGCAGTTCCTGGAGCTGGGCGGTCTAGACCTGCTGATGGAGGCACTGGAGCGTCTGTCGGGCCGTGGCTGTGCCCGCATCGCCGACGCCCTGCTGCAGCTCACCTGCGTCGGCTGCGTGCGCGCCATCATGAACTCGGGCGCCGGCATCAACTTCATTGTCGAGGCGGAGGGATATGTGAGAACGCTGTCGCAAG CATTGGATACGTCCAACACCATGGTGAAGATGCAGGTGTTTGAGCTCCTGGCAGCTCTGATCATGTTCTCCCCTAAAGGGCGTGAGCTGTCTCTGGATGCCCTGCAGCACTATAAG ACTTTGAAGAGCCAGCAGTATCGCTTCAGCGTGGTGATGAATGAGCTCCACGCCACTGATAACGTGCCGTACATGGTGACCCTCCTCAGCGTGGTCAATGCTCTTATCTTCAGCACGGAGGAGTTGAGGAACAGGGATCAGCTACGCAAGGAGTTCATCG GTTTACAGATCTTAGATGTCCTACCAAAACTACG GGAGCAAGAGGATGAAGACTTGCTCATCCAGTGTGAGGCCTTCGAGGAGACCATGGCGGAGGATGACGAGGAGCTGCAGAGGGTGTTTGGGGGAATTGACATGAGCAACCATCATGAAGTCTTCAGCGTACTTTTCACTCAA GTGAGCAGCGGCCCAACCTCCGTGCAGCTCCTGACCATCCTGCAGGCCTTGCTGCTGGTGGGCCCAGAGCGGGGGGACGTGTGGATGGCCCTGGAGGCCCTGGCTGACCGCGCCACGCTGCTGGCCCAGGACC CTGAAGTTCACTCCACTGAGCGGCTCATGGCGCGCCTGCTGGCAGGTAAAGCCAGTCACCAGGAGACAGAGCAGGTGAGGAAGTCGCTCAGGATGAGAGACCGGGCCGTGCAGACCGACCCTGTACAGGTGAAGGAGGCGGAGACCAAAGCAGAGGCAGCCGAGATCGCCTCACAAGAAGGCCAGAAAACAGGAACCgcgccacctccacctccaccacctccaccacctcctccacccccaccccttcctgGGATGCCCGGTATGGGGCCGgggccacctccaccacctcctccacccccaccccttcctgGGATGCCCGGTATGGGGCCggggccaccaccaccacctcctttgCCCGGAATGggacctccaccaccacctcctttgCCCGGAATGggacctccaccaccacctcctttgCCCGGAATGGGACCTCCACCACCGCCTCCTTTGCCTGGCATGGCACCTccgcccccacctccacccggTTGTGGGGACATCATCATGGCACAGAATGTCCAGACTCTGGGGCGATCCTACTACGCTCCTCCACCAAAGCCAGGCCATTACCCGACACTACGCATGAAGAAGCTCAACTGGCAGAAGTTGCCTTCAAATGTAGTATCTG TCAGTCGCTCCTTATGGATGTCAGTTCAGTCTGACACATTGGAGCCAGACTACTCCAGCATTGAGCAGCTCTTCTCTCTGCCCGTGGTGGAGACCAAGGCCAAAGGGGCAACAGCACCAGTTGTTAAGAAGGAGCccaaagag ATATCATTTATTGATGCCAAGAAAAACCTCAACTTGAACATATTCTTAAAGCAATTTAAATG TTCCCATGAAGACTTTGTTGCGATGATTCGCAAGGGCGATCGCTCTAAGTTTGACGTGGAGGTGCTGAAACAGCTGCAGAAGCTGCTTCCAGAGAAGCACGAG ATTGAGAATCTAAAGTCTTATGATGGCGAGAGAGACAAACTTGCAGGTGTTGATCAGTTCTTTCTGTTGCTGTTGGGTGTTCCTGG TTACCCACTGCGTATCGAGTGCATGTCACTGTGTGAGGAGACCACGGCGGTGCTGGAGATGCTGAAACCAAGAGCAGAGAAACTGGACGCAGCCTGTGACG GTCTGAAAGAAAGCTCCCGTTTTCCAAGCTTCTGCAAACTCATTCTGGATGTTGGCAATTTCCTTAACTAT GGGAGTCACACTGGGAATGCTGAGGGCTTTAAGATAAGCACGCTGCTGAAACTCTCAGAGACCAAGGCCAACCAGTCCCGCATCACTCTGCTCCATCACATAGTTGCG GAGGCCGAACAGAATCATCCCGACCTGCTGAAACTCCCAGATGACCTGGAGATATGTGAGAAAGCCGCAGG ACTCAGCCTGGACTCTGTCCAGTCAGAGGCCAACTCCTTGATTAAAAGTCTGAAGAATTCAGAAAAGGAAGTTGTCTCCTCATCAATAGAGGACATCAAGGAACAGTATCTGAATGACATCAAG GGCTGCTTGCACCACTGTGAAGTACTGGAGGAGCGACTGGCGTCTatagagaagaagaaggaggactTGGCGGAGTACTTCTGTGAAGATGCCTCATGCTTCTCGCTTGAGGAGCTCTTTGGGACCCTGAGGACATTCCGTGGCCAATTCCTCAAAGCTATTAAA GACAACCAGAGCAGAAAAGAACAGGCCATCAGGATTGAGAAGAGGAAGCAGCGGATGGCCGAGGAGGACGCCAAACGAGAGAGAGGAGCGGACGGCAAGATCT TACGCAAAAGCGTTCCAGTCCAAGAGGAAGGCTGCATCGTCGACCACCTGCTGGCTGATATCAGGAAGGGCTTTCAACTGAGGAAGACCAGGCCACGACCAGACAAGGACAAACTGCCACCTGGTGGTAGAAACAGGGATAGCATCCAGCCCG ATCAGACCCCAAAACCTGAGGAAGCTTCCAGCACTGGCCCCTCTGATGTCCTTGCAAACCCCGAAGTGACCAGTGCGCCTTTGGCTCCAAGCAGCAGCTCTCGGAACTCCAGTGAACCAGCGCCTCCACAGGGCGACCCTCCACCCACCTCCACCCAGCCCACACCACAACCAACTACACCCACCTCCACCCAGCCCACATCACAACCGACTACACCTACATCAGGGCCACCCACCGCCCCCGCCACGGACTCTCTGGACCACTCCGGTCAGTCTGAGAGCGCGGCGCCCCTGACCGAGACGGACAAACCGTCCAACAGGACTAAAGCGGGGCTCGGGGAGAGTGCAGGGGTCCAGGACGCAGACCAGTCAGATGTGAACGGGAACGAGCTCTCTGCCGGAGCAGTGGGTCCAGCAACGGCAGGGAATGGGAGCGAGGAGAGCGTTCCTGACGGTCAGGCGGGAGAGGAGCGGAAGGTGTCGGAGGAGGTGCCTGCTACTACGGGAGTGAGCGACACAGGAAAGAAAAAACGCCACTCGCTCAATAAGAATACGTTGAAAAAAAGCCAAG ATGGGAAAGCAGGAGACAAGCACAACAAATCCCACAAATTGTGTGTTG